In Candidatus Neomarinimicrobiota bacterium, the genomic window TTGCACGACCCACAGCCACCCGCTGACGCTGACCACCGGAGAGTTCTTTTGGCCGACGGTCCAGATACTCCGTGATACCCAGGATCTCAGATGCATTGGTCACGCGCTCCTTGATCTCAGCTGCAGGGATCTTTTTAAGCTTGAGACCAAAGCCCATGTTGTCATAAACATTCATGTGAGGGTAGAGGGCGTAGTTCTGAAACACCATGGCAATGTCACGGTTCTTGGGTTCTACATCCGTTACCTGCTTTTCTCCAATGAAGATATCACCTGCAGTCGTCTCTTCCAGACCAGCCACCAGTCTGAGCAGGGTTGATTTTCCACAACCGGATGGTCCTACCAGCACCAGGAACTCACCATCATGGATTTCCAGGTTGATGCCGTGCAGAATCTCGGTAGTTCCAAATGATTTACGAATATCTGTGAGCGTTACGTTTGCCATTATTCATCCCTATTTACATAAATATCATTACAAATCGAACGAGTATGCTAAAAACCTGCGAATATAACTTTTAAAGGCATGAATCAAAAATATCAGTTCATACATGTTCATGTTTAATTGAATCTGAGTGTAGCGAAGAGATCGTGCGGGAAGCTCCCGCAGAGCTTTTGAGGACAGGTTTATCTTTCCGACGAGGAAAAAAATGGAAAGAACCAGTAAGTTTGCATTCCTTCAAAAAATATGCGGGCTAGGGTTGTCGGGCAGCCATAGCTAGGGATTTTCCTCAGCAACATCAGGATTGCCCTGATTGAGGCAATCTGGCTCAAGCACTATAATGCTTCCAGTTCAGACCACTAAAGGTCTTTGAGAGGAAGCTGAGATGCAAAAATCTTTTAAAACCCTGATCCTGACCATCATCATTGCCTTAAGCATCTCTTCCATCTTTGCAAAAACTTATGGTGTAAAGGCAGAATTAGGTACGACATCAACTGGACTAGAAATAAATATAATTCAACATGACCAGGAAGAGATCAATGGACGTTTGATCAATGCAGATGGTGCTTATCTGGTGTTTGAGAATCCCCTGGATGAATCAGTTCAAGTCATTCCCCGTACAGAGATTCAAATCCTTGAGACCAATCTAAATGTAAATCTCTTCGCCCTATTAAAGGGGAAAAATAATGAAAAGTTGATTGACGCTATTGAATTGAATGATGGTACCAGGATCGCTTGTATCATTCTTGATGTCGGTACAGAGAATGTACAGTACTTTACGGGTCAAAGCTTGAAACGTCAATTGGTAAATACTCATGATATCTATATGCTGCATCTGGATCAGGATTCAGTCACCATCCCATTTCCCGTCTTAACAGTTAACGAAATGACCATATAATAAGCAGAATTAGATCCTGCGCTTGATTTCCACGTCTGGGATATGAATGGTAAATCGTGTACCCCCGTCATTCACATACTCCAGACTTCCTCCAAGTTGATCCTTCACCAGGGTCGATAGAATAACTGTACTCAAGGAATCGTTAAAGGCATCGAGGGGTAAACCAATTCCGTTGTCTGTGATGGAGACTCTTAATCCCTGTTTAGCTTCATGGGTAAGCACAATATTGATCGATCCGGTTTGCTTATCAGGAAAAGCATATTTATAAGCATTTGTCAAAATTTCATTGATCACCAGTCCCAATGGCACGGCTTGGTCAATGGAAACTATAGCGGTATCGCCACCTATTTCGATGGAAACACGCTCGGATACATTTGTATGGTTTAGCTTTATATAGGTTGAGAGGTGGGTCAAGTAAGCGGTAAAATCAATAGCAGACAGATCATTAGATTCATAGAGTCGATCATGGACCAGGCTCATGGCCGTGATTCGGTCACTTACTTCTTTGAATAATACTTTTGATCGAGGATCTGAGATCTCTCGGGATCTAAGATTGATGATGGCGATGATCACTTGCATATTATTTCTAGTCCGGTGATGGATCTCCCGGAGGAGGGCATTTTTCTCTTTCAATGATCGCTGTAGATCAGTCTCACTCTTTTTTCGCTCCGTAATATCCCGGAATGTTGCCATCCAGGCTTTTTTGTTGCCATAGGTGATGGGTACAGATATGGCTTCAACATCCCGGATACTGCCATCAAGGGTCACATATTTTTCCTCGATCAGTTCATTGGGACGTTCAGAATTGGCAGCATCTTTCAATCTTTCAATGGATTGCTTACGATAGTCTTTATGGATAAAGTTAAAAACATTGGCTCCATAATAATCTTCGCGATTTTCCGCTCCCAGAAACGCCGCAGCAGCCTGATTGGCAGTGATGATAGCTCCATCAATATGGACCACAACAGGATCTGGTGAGTATTCGAAAAGCTTAAGATAGCGTTCCTTGGTTTCTTCGAGTAATGTAATATCTCTGGCACTGCCTACGGTGCCGATAAGTTGGTTCTTATCATCGTAAATGGGGGCTTTATAGATATCCAGAACAAGATTGCTTCCGAAGACATTGCCATATTCTTTAAATTGACAAAGTTTTCCTTCCTCAATAGTAATTCTATCTGAATCAGGACACTTCTCACCAAACGTAAACCACTGTGGATCTTCAGGATGGGCAGCTCGTTCACGATTAACAAAGTACATGACATCTTTATTCAACGGTTCCAGAGTGCTGACAGCATTTAAAAGATTTTTACAGGTCGCAGAATTTGTGAAAATATAGCGATTTTCAAGATCCTTAGCCCAGATCATGTCAGGAACCGTATCAGTCAGCGAGCGTAGCAGAGAATATAATTGTTTAAAATCGGTATGGGATTGTTCCTGATCAAAATAGGGTTTATGTTCTGTTTCCTGGTCTGTCTCAGTCAGGTCACTTTTGGAAATGAACCGGTTCATCCCACGTTGCACCACAGCTTGAAGCAGATCCAGATAATTATCAGAATCGTCTGCAATGAGGAAATCATGGATCGGGAAATTAAGGGCACTAGCCAGAAGCATTTCCGATCTTTGAGGTATAACGATTATAATTGGACAGGCTGGAAGTAGTTCAAAAAATGTAGCGAGGTGTCCACTTCGGGTTTTGTGCTCGAGAAAAATGAATTCAAAGGATTCCAAAAATGATGCATCAATTTTATGAGAAGATTTTTTGAAATGGACGTCATAAGCTTCTAACACTTGCCCAATTTTATTTTGAGAAGAGCCTTTAGAAAAGAGAGTGTCCCCATAAAATAGAATTTGACGCGATGCTTCGTGCATGATCATTATCCTCGTTTCACTATCTAAAAGGTGTAATACTGCAATGAATTATCAATATTATCATAAGGAAACATAACCTGTAGCTCATAAAAGAGAAACAATTATTGTGACTATTTTGTGATGGAACGTTTATTGCTTGAGCAGGGATGTATTCTAGGATTGAATTTGTTGAATTCAAACCGGATCAGCTCGAGAGAGTTGTAAGCGTATATAAACTTGGATGAGGATAGTTTATAACTTTTATTCACCCTGTAAAGGACAGTGTTTGTTTGTGTATGAAAATAGATCAATAATTATCATAAATCTTGGAGAAATTAAATGACACACAGAAAATCTTGGGCTGAACCCTGGAAAATTAAAATGGTCGAACATCTGACCATGACTTCCCGAAATGATCGTATCAAAGCCATTGAAGAAGCCGGTTACAACACTTTTTTATTGAGGTCTGATGACGTTTATATCGATCTTTTAACTGATAGTGGCACAAATGCTATGAGTGATCGGCAATGGGCTGGCATGATGCTTGGTGACGAGTCGTATGCTGGCAGCAGAAATTTTTATCATCTTGAACAGACTATCCAGGAATACTATTCCTATAAATATGTCATTCCCACCCACCAGGGACGCGGGGCAGAGCACATATTGTCTCAGATACTGATCAAGGATGGCGATTTCATTCCCGGGAATATGTATTTCACTACAACCCGACTACATCAGGAGATGGCAGGTGGAACCTTTGTTGATGTGATCATAGATGACGCTCATGATACTGAAAGCGATCATCCATTTAAGGGTAATGTCGATCTGCAAAAATTAACAGATCTGATAGAAAAGGTCGGTGCTGAAAATATTCCATACGTGTGTATTGCCACAGCTGTCAATATGGCAGGCGGGCAACCAATTGCTTTGGAAAATATTAAAGCTTTGCGCGAGCTGACCAATAAGCATGGTATTGACATTGTACATGATATGACCCGTGTTGCTGAGAACGCCTGGTACATAAAAGAACGTGAAGCTGGTTATGCCGATAGAAGTGTTAGAGAGATCGTTTTTGAGATCTGCGCCCTGACTGATCATGCCACCATGAGTGCTAAAAAGGATCCACTGGTCAATATTGGTGGGTTTTTGGCGACCAATGATGAAGAAGCCTATCGCCAGGCACAAAATATGGTTGTGGTCTTTGAGGGCCTTCATACCTATGGAGGCATGGCAGGTCGGGACATGGAGGCTTTAGCCATTGGTATTACTGAATCAGTCCAGGATGATCACATGCGTTCAAGAGTGGGGCAGACCCAATACCTGGGCAAAAAGCTGATGGAATTCGGGGTTCCCATTGTGAAACCCATTGGTAGCCATGGTGTTTTTCTAGATGCCAAGAAATTTCTGCCGCATCTCACTCAGGATGTTTTTCCAGCCCAGACTCTGGCTGCAGAGATCTACATCGAGAGCGGTGTTCGCAGTATGG contains:
- a CDS encoding ATP-binding cassette domain-containing protein, producing MANVTLTDIRKSFGTTEILHGINLEIHDGEFLVLVGPSGCGKSTLLRLVAGLEETTAGDIFIGEKQVTDVEPKNRDIAMVFQNYALYPHMNVYDNMGFGLKLKKIPAAEIKERVTNASEILGITEYLDRRPKELSGGQRQRVAVGRA
- a CDS encoding PAS domain S-box protein; translation: MLLASALNFPIHDFLIADDSDNYLDLLQAVVQRGMNRFISKSDLTETDQETEHKPYFDQEQSHTDFKQLYSLLRSLTDTVPDMIWAKDLENRYIFTNSATCKNLLNAVSTLEPLNKDVMYFVNRERAAHPEDPQWFTFGEKCPDSDRITIEEGKLCQFKEYGNVFGSNLVLDIYKAPIYDDKNQLIGTVGSARDITLLEETKERYLKLFEYSPDPVVVHIDGAIITANQAAAAFLGAENREDYYGANVFNFIHKDYRKQSIERLKDAANSERPNELIEEKYVTLDGSIRDVEAISVPITYGNKKAWMATFRDITERKKSETDLQRSLKEKNALLREIHHRTRNNMQVIIAIINLRSREISDPRSKVLFKEVSDRITAMSLVHDRLYESNDLSAIDFTAYLTHLSTYIKLNHTNVSERVSIEIGGDTAIVSIDQAVPLGLVINEILTNAYKYAFPDKQTGSINIVLTHEAKQGLRVSITDNGIGLPLDAFNDSLSTVILSTLVKDQLGGSLEYVNDGGTRFTIHIPDVEIKRRI
- a CDS encoding tyrosine phenol-lyase, producing MTHRKSWAEPWKIKMVEHLTMTSRNDRIKAIEEAGYNTFLLRSDDVYIDLLTDSGTNAMSDRQWAGMMLGDESYAGSRNFYHLEQTIQEYYSYKYVIPTHQGRGAEHILSQILIKDGDFIPGNMYFTTTRLHQEMAGGTFVDVIIDDAHDTESDHPFKGNVDLQKLTDLIEKVGAENIPYVCIATAVNMAGGQPIALENIKALRELTNKHGIDIVHDMTRVAENAWYIKEREAGYADRSVREIVFEICALTDHATMSAKKDPLVNIGGFLATNDEEAYRQAQNMVVVFEGLHTYGGMAGRDMEALAIGITESVQDDHMRSRVGQTQYLGKKLMEFGVPIVKPIGSHGVFLDAKKFLPHLTQDVFPAQTLAAEIYIESGVRSMERGIVSAGRNKETGDHNRPNLELVRLTLPRRVYTQAHMDVVAESIADVYDRRNEITGLQFTYEPEYLRFFQARFEPIS